In the genome of Methylococcus sp. EFPC2, the window GAGATTCTCCGGAGAGCCGAGCTTGACCACCGGAAGATTGCTGGCGTCGATCTTGAGCAAGGCGATGTCGCTGCGCTTGTCCGAACCGACGACCTTGGCGACCAGTTCGCGACGATCCTGCAAACGAACGACGATTTCGTCGGCATCTTTCACCACATGGTGGTTGGTAATGACGTAGCCGTCGGCCGAAATGATGAATCCGGATCCTAGGGATTGGACTTCACTGGGCTGTCCATTGCCGTCGCCAGGGCCGCCCTGCCCTCCCGGTCCCTGCTCGCCGAAATAGTGGCGGAAGAAGTCGTCGAATGGCGTACCTTCCGGTATCTCGATGCCTTCGGGAAGCTGCGGCCGCTCGCTGGCAGCCACTTTCTGCGAGGTGCTGATGTTGACGACCGCGGTGTTGTTCTTCTCGACCAGCGCGGTGAAATCCGGCAATTCGGCGGCATAGGCGCGGGTTAGCAGCGCGCTTAGGCCCAGGTACAAGCAAACGGCGAAGCGAAATCTATGTTGCATGACGAACTCCATGGTCATGTGAGATCCAGAGGAAAAATTACGAGGGGGATTAATTAATTTTGCGCAGTATTACGGGGCGCAGGTCAACGCTATCGGTGTGGGAGAAAGTCCTGAAGACCAATAGGTAAAGAACCAGGCCTGCCAGGCCGGCCAAAGCCACGAACGGGTCGGTGGCTCCGGCGATTTTCCCCATAAGCGCGCCGGCGATTAAGGCCAGCAGCGGTAACAGATAAATTCTGGCGGAGGCGAGCACCAAAGCGCTTTCGCGGATGCCGACGACCACCTTGTCTCCAACCTGAAGCGGTTGCCCGGTGAACACGGGGATGCGGACGGTTTTTGCGGCAAACAAACCCGCCGTTACCGAGCTTGCGCAGGTTTGCTGGCAACCCGAGCAGGCGGATTTACGCTGCTTTTCGATCCAGACGCGACCGTTTTCCACGGACGCCACCCAGGCTTCTTCTTCGATCATCGATTTGCTGCGTCTTGTTGCCGGATGCCGTTGGCGATTGCCTGGACGGTTTTGGACGGCACTTCACCCATCACGGTGATCAGGTTTCCGTCCAGTTTGCGCGTATAGGCGTTGATTGCCCCAACCTTGCGCGGTTGGGAGATAAATATATCCTGCATCAACTGGTCGATATAGATCGAAACCGAAGATAATCCGTCGCCGAGCAAGATATGATCGATGGCGCGATTGTCTGAACCACGCTTGAGGCGGGTATACGCGATCAGCCTAAAACCCTCCGGCACACCATCGAACGTCCACTTCAGTGTGTCAGCAGAGAGGCTCTCATGCCGTTTGACCAGCCAACTCTCATCATAACGCGTCGTCGGCGCCAAATCGGCTTTAGGTATCGAGGCTTCGATGGACAAGGTATTGAACTGCATTTCTTCGAGTATCTGGCCATTTTCGTCCCGAAGCTCGAACTTGAGCGGCAGCTTGGACTCCTCATCGACCCATATATTCCGCCCATAGCGAAAATCGTCCAGGGGACGTATCTTGATCTTGCGGGCTCGGCGCTGCGCAATAGTCTCGGACTCTCCAAGCTCAAGCGCATAGCTTACGGACAAACCCCTGAGATCTTCGGGAAGCTCCAAAAGGAAAGATCGCTGGGCCGGTTTATGGTCAACCGACAAAGAATGGGAGTCGGGAAAATAACAGGTGACTTTTTCCGGTTCGCGCACGATTTCACGCAGCGGGGAATTAACCGACAGCAGCCGCTCGTATTCCTCTCCGTCGATGACGCTATGTACCACCTGTAGATTTTCCAGGTGGTTATCCTTGATGTAGGACACCATCCCGCGATAATTCAGCTGCGCCTTGGCGCGCTGGGCCGCCATCAGCCAGCTATTCGCATCCCCCTGTTTTTCCTCTGCCGCCGCGCTGGAAATCGTCAAAACCATGAGGAATGCAAGGAAAATCCGACGCCCCATCGTATTTTGCCAATCGAACACTATTCCTCTCATGCTAACGTTCGGCGCGCACGCTTACCAAGCGGACGTGCGGCAACATGCCCGCCGCACCGGACATCGCGGCGGTTTCGTTGTGCGCACGGAGATAATCGTTGAATTGGGCATCGGCAAGGCTTTCCGGAGAACGGGCATCCGGAGTATGGGCCGCATCGTCGTATGGGGCGTTCCTGGCTTCCAGGGGCGTCAGGCCTTGTGCATTTTCATGTATAGAGTAACCGACCAGCACGGCCACCGACGCGAGTGAAGCCGCCAAGGCCAAGGTCACTATTCGATGCTTCCAAGCGTGATCCGCGGATCTCTTGCGTGGAAATGCCGCCACCAGTGGTTCGACCGAAACGGCATCGCGGACACGCTTTGCGAAATCGTCGTCCGCCAAGACGAGGCTTTCGCGATTGCGCATGACCTCGGCTATCAAATGGTAGCGCGCCCATGCCGCTGTAAGTCCCTCATCGTTTTCGATGCGCCGGATCAACTCGGGGTTGTTCTGCGCACTCAACTCGGAATCCATCAGCATGGAAATACGTTGTTTCAATTCCATCTCATCGTATGACATCGCAGCTCCCCGCCTACCCCAAAACCGTGTTCATTTTCTTATCAATCGCCTCGCGCGCCCGGAAAATGCGGGAACGCACCGTGCCCACCGGACAATTCATCACTTGAGCGATTTCTTCGTAGCTGAGCCCATCCAACTCGCGCAAGGTGATCGCCGTTCTCAGTTCATCGGGCAACTCATCCACTGCCAGTTGTATGACCCCCGCCAACTCTTCGCTCAGCAGCACACCTTCCGGTGTCTCCTGATCCCTGAGACCCGTGGCACTTTCGAATTGTTCCGCAGCGTCCAATTCAATATCGTCATCCGTAGGGCGACGGGCACGGGAAGCGAGGTGGTTTTTAGCCGTGTTGATGGCTATCCGATATATCCAGGTATAAAAGGCACTGTCCCCACGGAATCCCGGCAGGGCGCGATACACCTTGATGAAGGTCTCTTGGGCGACATCCTGCGACTCGTGGGGGTCGCGAATATAGCGGTTGATGAGTTGCACGATCCTATGCTGGTACTTGAGCACCAACAGATCGAAAGCCTTCCTGTCCCCCGCCTGAACCCGTCTGACCAGTTCTTCATCGACCGGTTCCGTCATCGTGCTCATGAAACCCGGATTTGCTCCGACAGGCTCACTGATACCAGCGACCTAGCGCAATCATAGGGGCGGGTCTTTACCTGCATATAGAAGTTGGGAAATGGCGGGTGTGGGGTCGGCGAAAAGGAGGTTTTGCCGCGTTACGCATTATCGTATTTTTACCAGTGTCGTTCAATGTCGTGCGGTTTTCTTGTAGCATGGAAAATCTAAGCACAAACGTCCCCCGCCTTGAACACGACACCTGTATTCGATGTATTAGTAATCGGTAGCGGCGCAGCCGGCCTGAGTCTCGCGCTACGACTCGCGGATAAAGCCAGCGTCGCTGTACTCTCCAAAGTTACGCTTGCCGAAGGCAATACGCTTTATGCCCAGGGAGGCATATCGGCAGTCCTGGATGCCAACGATACCTTGGAGTCGCATATCCAGGACACCCTGATCTCGGGCGCCGGCCTGTGCGACCCGGATATCGTCCGTCTGGTCGTTTCCCAAGGCAAGGAGTGCATAGACTGGCTACTGGATCGCGGGGTTCCTTTCACGGAGGAAATTTCCGAGGACGGAACCGTCCACCTGCACTTGACACGCGAAGGCGGCCACACGCATCGCCGGGTCGTGCATGCCGCCGATGCGACGGGACGTGCCATCGAGAACTCGCTGGAAAAACATGCGCGGCGGCACCCGAATATCCACCTATTCGAGCATCACAACGTCATCGACCTGATCACCGGCAAAAAACTCGGCCGCGATGACCCGCGCGTCCTCGGTGCCTATGTGCTCGATACCAGCGAACATCGCGTCAAGGTGTTTCGCGCTCGGGTCGTCGTGCTCGCCACCGGCGGCGCCAGCAAAGCCTATCTCTACACCAGCAATCCCGACGTATCGACCGGGGACGGTATTGCTATCGCGTGGCGGGCAGGGGCCCGGGTTGCCAACCTGGAATTCATCCAGTTTCACCCTACCTGCTTATACCACCCTCACGCGCGCTCCTATCTTATTTCCGAAGCGGTTCGAGGGGAAGGCGGGCGATTGCTCCTGCCGGACGGCCAGCCCTTCATGCACAAATTCGATCCGCGCCTAGAGTTGGCTCCACGCGATATTGTTGCGCGAGCCATAGACCACGAAATCAAGCGCCTGGGCATCGATTGCGTCTATCTCGACATCAGCCACAAGCCTGCGGACTTCATTACCGGCCATTTCCCGACCATACACGCGCGCTGCCTGGAATTCGGCATAGACATCACCCGCCAGCCCATACCCGTGGTACCCGCTGCGCATTACACCTGCGGCGGGGTAGTGACCGATCGCGCGGCGCGCACCGACATGTCCGGTCTTTACGCCATCGGCGAAGTGTCGTGTACGGGGCTGCATGGCGCCAACCGCATGGCCAGCAACTCTCTGCTCGAATGCCTGGTTTTTGCCAGGCAGGCCGCTGAAGACATACTGCGGATATTGCCCGAAACGCCCAAACCGCCGGAACTGCCCGAATGGGACGAATCCAAGGTCAGCGACTCGGACGAGGAAGTCGTGGTCTCTCACAATTGGGACGAGATCCGCCGCTTCATGTGGGACTACGTCGGGATCGTGCGCAGCGACAAACGACTGGAACGCGCTCGCCACCGGGTGGATTTGTTGAAACAGGAAATCGCCGAATATTACGGTAATTTCCGTGTCACCAGCGATCTTTTGGAATTGCGCAACCTGGTGATCGTAGCCGAGCTGATCATCCGTTCAGCCCAAGCTCGTAAGGAAAGTCGAGGCTTGCATTTTACCCTCGACTACCCCCATGCGGACGAGACTCGCCTCCCGGAAAACACCGTACTGAGCCCTCCGTAACGAACCCGGGGGCGGCCAGCGCGCCGCCCCCGGTCCCTACATCGAGAGACAGCCGCCATTAAAGCGACTTAAGGACCGCCTTCGCTTCCTCTATCCCGCTAAACGGTTTGCCTGGCTCGAGGGCCTTGCTCAGATGCTCCTTGGCCTGAACCGGATCGCCCTTCTTGTAATACGCCATGCCCAGGTGATACCGGAAAATGGGTTCCTTGTCGTTTTTGGCCACGGCTTTGCCCAAGAGCTCCACCGCCTTGGCGAAATCACCGGTCTGATATCCGATCCAGCCCAAGGTATCGAGAAAGGCGGGCTCCTCCGATCCCTGCAAGCGCTGCCCCAATTCCTGAGCCCGCTTCAGATTCGCCGCATTGGATGCGTCCAGACTGAGCAAGCTGGCGAGATTGTTGATGACCAGCAGATTGTCGGGAGCCTTGGCCAGGAGAGTTTCGTAGCGTTTGACCGCACCGGCCTGATCCTTGTTGGCCTCCTGCAGACGGGCGATGCTCATCAGCAAATTGCCGTCGTCTGGGAATACTTTCAACGCCTCTTCATATACCGCGATGGCATCCCCCAGCTTGCCTTTCTGCTCATAAACGGCGGCCAGGTTGGCATACGGCAAGGGCCAGCGCGGACTGACCTCGATCGCCTGTCGGAGTTCCTTGATCGCCTCGTCCGCTTGCTTGCGGTTGACATAATAAAGAGCGAGCAACTGATGAGCCGTCGGATGTTTGGGGCGATCGGCAAGCACCTTCTTCAGACGGGCTAGCGCCTTGTCGGCCTGATCGGTTTGCAGATAGATGCCGATGATCGCCTTGAGTGCCTCATAATCGTTCTCCGACTTGGCCAAACTCGCCTCGAACTCCGCCAACGCGGCGTCGTATTTCTTCTGCGTTTGATAAAGGTTGCCGAGCCGGAAAGGACCGACCAGCGAATTGGGAAAATCGGTCTTGATCTGGCGAAGCACCGTTTCCAATTCGTCGGGTCTGTTCAGAAGGGCCAGCAAATCGGCCTTGAGATTCAGCGCTTCCAGGTCCTTGGGTTTCAGCTTCAAATAGTCTTCGGCCTTATCCAGGGCCAACGGGAGGTTCTTCTGCTGTACCAGAAATTCGACCAAACGCTTGCGCACAGCGAAATCGTCCGGTTTGCTCAGCACGGCCTTTTCCAGGCTTTCCTGCGCCAGCGCCGGCTTTCCGTCCAATAGGTTGGCGGCGGCGAGCAGGGTCATGACCTCAGTATTTTCGGGTTGATCTTTCAAGATCGAGCGAAACGAAGCGATGGCCTTTTGCGCATCCTTGGCCGCCAACGCGAGCTTGCCTTGCAGCAATAGCGCATCGATATCCTTGGGATTGTCCTTCAGGATTTCTTCGACGAGCGTGCTCGCCTCCCCCTGCCGGTTTTTCCCCGCCAACAGCGACGCCAAGCGGTTCTTAGCCTTGAGCACATCGGCGGGATTTTCGTCCTTTTCCACCATGCCGCGATAAATCGCCTCGGCCTTATCGGCCTGATTCAGCTTTTCATGCAACTGAGCCAAACCCAAACGCAAGATGACGTTGTCGGGGTAGTCTGCGACCGCTTTGCTCAACTCCGCGATTGCTTGATCGGGCTTACGATTCTTGAGCAAAAATTCCACCAATACGCCATAACGGCGGCTGTCCTTGGGATCGGCCGCGATCGCTTCGTGCAGAACTTGCTCGGCTTCATCGAAGCGCTTGAGCTGGACGTAAAGCTGCGCCAGCGTAGCGCGGTGTTCGAGACTTCCCGGCTCCGCGGCGACGAGTCGCTTGAGTATGTCTTCCGACTCTTTCGGTTTGTTGAGC includes:
- a CDS encoding SoxR reducing system RseC family protein, which codes for MIEEEAWVASVENGRVWIEKQRKSACSGCQQTCASSVTAGLFAAKTVRIPVFTGQPLQVGDKVVVGIRESALVLASARIYLLPLLALIAGALMGKIAGATDPFVALAGLAGLVLYLLVFRTFSHTDSVDLRPVILRKIN
- a CDS encoding MucB/RseB C-terminal domain-containing protein; its protein translation is MRGIVFDWQNTMGRRIFLAFLMVLTISSAAAEEKQGDANSWLMAAQRAKAQLNYRGMVSYIKDNHLENLQVVHSVIDGEEYERLLSVNSPLREIVREPEKVTCYFPDSHSLSVDHKPAQRSFLLELPEDLRGLSVSYALELGESETIAQRRARKIKIRPLDDFRYGRNIWVDEESKLPLKFELRDENGQILEEMQFNTLSIEASIPKADLAPTTRYDESWLVKRHESLSADTLKWTFDGVPEGFRLIAYTRLKRGSDNRAIDHILLGDGLSSVSIYIDQLMQDIFISQPRKVGAINAYTRKLDGNLITVMGEVPSKTVQAIANGIRQQDAANR
- a CDS encoding sigma-E factor negative regulatory protein, which gives rise to MSYDEMELKQRISMLMDSELSAQNNPELIRRIENDEGLTAAWARYHLIAEVMRNRESLVLADDDFAKRVRDAVSVEPLVAAFPRKRSADHAWKHRIVTLALAASLASVAVLVGYSIHENAQGLTPLEARNAPYDDAAHTPDARSPESLADAQFNDYLRAHNETAAMSGAAGMLPHVRLVSVRAER
- the rpoE gene encoding RNA polymerase sigma factor RpoE produces the protein MSTMTEPVDEELVRRVQAGDRKAFDLLVLKYQHRIVQLINRYIRDPHESQDVAQETFIKVYRALPGFRGDSAFYTWIYRIAINTAKNHLASRARRPTDDDIELDAAEQFESATGLRDQETPEGVLLSEELAGVIQLAVDELPDELRTAITLRELDGLSYEEIAQVMNCPVGTVRSRIFRAREAIDKKMNTVLG
- the nadB gene encoding L-aspartate oxidase is translated as MNTTPVFDVLVIGSGAAGLSLALRLADKASVAVLSKVTLAEGNTLYAQGGISAVLDANDTLESHIQDTLISGAGLCDPDIVRLVVSQGKECIDWLLDRGVPFTEEISEDGTVHLHLTREGGHTHRRVVHAADATGRAIENSLEKHARRHPNIHLFEHHNVIDLITGKKLGRDDPRVLGAYVLDTSEHRVKVFRARVVVLATGGASKAYLYTSNPDVSTGDGIAIAWRAGARVANLEFIQFHPTCLYHPHARSYLISEAVRGEGGRLLLPDGQPFMHKFDPRLELAPRDIVARAIDHEIKRLGIDCVYLDISHKPADFITGHFPTIHARCLEFGIDITRQPIPVVPAAHYTCGGVVTDRAARTDMSGLYAIGEVSCTGLHGANRMASNSLLECLVFARQAAEDILRILPETPKPPELPEWDESKVSDSDEEVVVSHNWDEIRRFMWDYVGIVRSDKRLERARHRVDLLKQEIAEYYGNFRVTSDLLELRNLVIVAELIIRSAQARKESRGLHFTLDYPHADETRLPENTVLSPP
- a CDS encoding tetratricopeptide repeat protein, which gives rise to MLNRILTALLASALLGGALTACGGAEERKASYLARGKQYFEEKNFDKAKVEFKNVLQIDPKTAKPYFYLGQIEESKQNWREAFGNYSKAVELDPSDVDAKIKLAKFYLLAKDQAKAEELVAAILQVRPADIEARLLRAALANAKGDASAAIAELNSVITDQPTRADAYLVLAMLYGQKNDVATVERTLQQGLASNPGNPPLMLALAKLSLQLNKPKESEDILKRLVAAEPGSLEHRATLAQLYVQLKRFDEAEQVLHEAIAADPKDSRRYGVLVEFLLKNRKPDQAIAELSKAVADYPDNVILRLGLAQLHEKLNQADKAEAIYRGMVEKDENPADVLKAKNRLASLLAGKNRQGEASTLVEEILKDNPKDIDALLLQGKLALAAKDAQKAIASFRSILKDQPENTEVMTLLAAANLLDGKPALAQESLEKAVLSKPDDFAVRKRLVEFLVQQKNLPLALDKAEDYLKLKPKDLEALNLKADLLALLNRPDELETVLRQIKTDFPNSLVGPFRLGNLYQTQKKYDAALAEFEASLAKSENDYEALKAIIGIYLQTDQADKALARLKKVLADRPKHPTAHQLLALYYVNRKQADEAIKELRQAIEVSPRWPLPYANLAAVYEQKGKLGDAIAVYEEALKVFPDDGNLLMSIARLQEANKDQAGAVKRYETLLAKAPDNLLVINNLASLLSLDASNAANLKRAQELGQRLQGSEEPAFLDTLGWIGYQTGDFAKAVELLGKAVAKNDKEPIFRYHLGMAYYKKGDPVQAKEHLSKALEPGKPFSGIEEAKAVLKSL